From one Mesoplodon densirostris isolate mMesDen1 chromosome 19, mMesDen1 primary haplotype, whole genome shotgun sequence genomic stretch:
- the ZNF835 gene encoding LOW QUALITY PROTEIN: zinc finger protein 835 (The sequence of the model RefSeq protein was modified relative to this genomic sequence to represent the inferred CDS: deleted 2 bases in 1 codon), with product MEGLLTVAVQQDSELEETRKHEGHFRDGRENQESCLKQEVHDEDPTEDCVPEHDECTRTPRTRSSAPTTQADCRPQRRGAPRKSPNQKNTDASAEEEEERGGGTRKPWKCQDCGKAFSYCSAFTLHQRTHTGEKPFSCPDCSKAFSQSMHLMLHRRTQTGEWPYTCGECGKAFSQGSYLAAHRRTHTGQRPHSCVDCGKAFVRPTHLAQHRRVHTGERPFSCGQCAKAFRNHSSLLEHQRIHTGEKPFVCAQCDKAFRFSSALIRHQRTHTAERPYACGQCAKAFMQITHLAQHRRVHTGEKPYTCPECSAPFSQSASLAEHWRIHMGEKPYTCAQCGQAFTQVLHLSQHRRMHTGERPYACQDCGRAFSNRSHLVQHHLVHTGARPYKCLECGATFSHVSSLIEHQKVHTGEKPYRCKDCGRAFSQDSSLTLHRRTHTGERPYACPECGKAFSNRSYLIQHHIVHTEEKLYECSGCGKAFSFSSALTRHQRTHADEGGGHLCPAAAPDSTPELRPGGGAC from the exons ATGGAAGGACTCTTGACGGTTGCCGTCCAGCAAGACTCTGAGTTGGAAGAAACTCGGAAACACGAAGGTCATTTCAGGGATGGCCGGGAGAACCAGGAAAGTTGTTTGAAGCAGGAGGTCCATGACGAAGACCCCACTGAGGACTGCGTCCCAGAGCATGATGAATGCACCAGAACCCCCAGGACCAGATCGAGCGCCCCAACTACCCAGGCTGACTGCAGGCCCCAGAGGCGCGGTGCACCAAGAAAGAGCCCGAACCAGAAGAACACAGACGCCagtgcagaggaggaggaggaacgaGGTGGTGGCACCAGAAAGCCGTGGAAGTGTCAGGACTGCGGAAAGGCCTTCAGCTACTGCTCGGCCTTCACCCTACACCAAAGAAcccacacaggggagaagccaTTCTCCTGCCCCGACTGCAGCAAGGCCTTTAGCCAGAGCATGCACCTGATGCTGCACCGGCGGACGCAGACAGGCGAGTGGCCCTACACGTGCGGTGAGTGCGGCAAGGCCTTCAGCCAGGGCTCCTACCTGGCAGCGCACCGGCGCACGCACACGGGCCAGCGGCCACACAGCTGTGTAGACTGCGGCAAGGCTTTCGTGCGCCCCACGCACCTGGCGCAGCACCGGCGTGTGCACACGGGCGAGCGGCCCTTCTCGTGTGGCCAGTGTGCCAAGGCCTTTCGCAACCACTCCTCCCTGCTGGAGCACCAGCGCATCCACACGGGCGAGAAGCCGTTTGTGTGTGCACAGTGCGACAAGGCCTTCCGCTTCTCCTCAGCGCTCATCCGCCACCAGCGCACGCACACTGCCGAGCGGCCCTACGCCTGTGGCCAGTGTGCCAAGGCCTTCATGCAGATCACGCACCTGGCGCAGCACCGTCGCGTGCACACAGGCGAGAAGCCCTACACGTGCCCCGAGTGCAGTGCGCCCTTCAGCCAGAGCGCCTCACTAGCTGAGCACTGGCGCATCCACATGGGCGAGAAGCCGTACACGTGCGCACAGTGCGGCCAGGCCTTCACGCAGGTGTTGCACCTGAGCCAGCACCGGCGCATGCACACTGGCGAGCGGCCCTACGCCTGCCAGGACTGCGGCCGCGCCTTCAGCAACCGCTCGCACCTGGTGCAGCACCACCTCGTGCACACAGGGGCGCGGCCCTACAAGTGCCTGGAGTGCGGCGCCACCTTCAGCCACGTGTCCTCCCTAATTGAGCACCAGAAGGTCCACACCGGAGAGAAGCCCTACCGGTGCAAGGACTGCGGCCGCGCCTTCAGCCAGGACTCGTCGCTGACGCTGCACCGGCGCACGCACACCGGCGAGCGGCCCTACGCGTGCCCCGAGTGTGGCAAGGCCTTCAGCAACCGCTCCTACCTGATCCAGCACCACATCGTGCACACTGAGGAGAAGCTGTACGAGTGCAGCGGCTGCGGCAAGGCCTTCAGCTTCTCCTCCGCCCTCACTCGACACCAGAGGACACACGCTGAC GAAGGTGGGGGACACCTTTGCCCAGCTGCCGCACCTGACTCAACACCTGAGCTCCGACCGGGAGGAGGAGCCTGTTGA